From Candidatus Atelocyanobacterium thalassa isolate ALOHA, a single genomic window includes:
- the gap gene encoding type I glyceraldehyde-3-phosphate dehydrogenase produces MEKIKVGINGFGRIGRLVLRAGINNPDFEFLGINDLVPPKNIAYLFKYDSTHGRFDGNVEAIDNGIVINGRFIPCFSVCNPEELSWGKIGVDYVVESTGLFTTYDTASKHLKAGAKRVVISAPTKDPEKVRTIVLGVNHDNYDPLEDHIISNASCTTNCLAPIAKVINDNFGLDEGLMTTVHAMTATQPTVDGASKKDFRGGRGAVQNIIPASTGAAKAVTLVIPELKGKLTGMALRVPTPDVSVVDLTFRTTISTSYQDICKAMKIASQGKLKDILGYTDEDVVSMDFNGSTYSSIFDAKAGIELNPNFFKIIAWYDNEWGYSCRLLDLMIVMQKREISSMSH; encoded by the coding sequence ATGGAAAAGATAAAAGTCGGTATTAACGGTTTTGGTCGTATCGGACGGTTAGTTTTACGAGCAGGCATTAATAATCCTGATTTTGAATTCTTAGGTATAAATGATCTTGTTCCTCCTAAAAACATCGCCTATTTATTTAAATATGATTCTACACATGGACGCTTTGATGGAAATGTAGAAGCTATTGATAATGGAATAGTAATTAATGGAAGGTTCATACCTTGTTTTTCAGTTTGTAATCCAGAGGAACTATCTTGGGGAAAAATCGGAGTAGATTATGTTGTTGAATCCACCGGTTTATTTACTACTTATGATACTGCTAGTAAGCATTTAAAAGCAGGTGCTAAAAGAGTTGTTATTTCTGCTCCTACTAAAGATCCTGAAAAAGTACGTACTATTGTATTAGGAGTTAACCACGATAATTATGACCCTTTAGAAGATCATATTATTTCCAATGCTAGTTGTACTACTAATTGTCTAGCTCCAATTGCTAAAGTAATTAATGATAACTTTGGTTTGGATGAAGGCTTGATGACGACAGTTCATGCTATGACAGCGACGCAACCGACCGTAGATGGAGCTAGTAAAAAGGACTTCAGAGGAGGTAGAGGAGCTGTACAAAATATTATTCCTGCTTCAACAGGAGCTGCAAAAGCAGTAACTTTAGTTATTCCTGAGCTTAAAGGTAAATTAACCGGAATGGCTTTAAGAGTTCCTACTCCAGATGTCTCAGTTGTAGATCTAACATTTAGAACAACTATATCAACTAGTTATCAAGATATCTGTAAAGCTATGAAAATAGCTTCTCAAGGAAAGCTAAAAGATATCTTGGGCTACACTGATGAAGATGTAGTATCTATGGACTTCAATGGCTCTACTTACTCTAGTATTTTTGATGCAAAAGCAGGAATTGAACTAAATCCTAATTTTTTTAAAATAATTGCTTGGTATGATAATGAATGGGGATATTCTTGTAGGTTATTAGACTTAATGATAGTAATGCAAAAGCGAGAGATATCATCTATGTCACATTAA